A genomic stretch from Candidatus Flexicrinis proximus includes:
- a CDS encoding coenzyme F420-0:L-glutamate ligase: protein MLTPLQIYPLRAAVQTDRFDLLGALDDSMRAAEFTLADGDILAISSKYCAISQGRVVELAEVVVSPEAEALATRYHMNPRLVQLIMQEADHIFGGIQLGFLLTHIHGIISPNAGLDRSNIPSGKVVLFPADPYATAAKIRHDVRERFAADAGIILTDSWLMPGRWGTTGVALSCAGFRPLADERGKNDLFGNPMQVTQRGVADSLCVAAQLVMGERDEATPFAVLRHSGVVIEDIALSPADVSIPWEMCIYVESLTTGALTIHHPAAEPTIRASS, encoded by the coding sequence TCGATGCGTGCGGCCGAATTTACGCTGGCCGACGGCGATATCCTGGCGATTTCCAGCAAATACTGCGCCATCAGCCAGGGGCGCGTCGTCGAACTGGCGGAGGTTGTTGTTTCGCCGGAAGCGGAAGCGCTTGCCACGCGCTATCACATGAACCCGCGGCTGGTGCAGTTGATCATGCAGGAAGCCGACCATATTTTCGGGGGGATTCAACTGGGGTTCCTGCTGACGCACATTCACGGCATCATTTCTCCCAATGCCGGCCTTGACCGTTCGAACATCCCGAGCGGAAAAGTCGTTCTTTTCCCAGCCGATCCGTATGCGACCGCAGCCAAAATCCGGCACGACGTGCGTGAGCGGTTCGCGGCGGATGCCGGCATCATTCTGACCGACAGCTGGCTTATGCCGGGGCGCTGGGGGACGACCGGAGTTGCGCTTTCGTGCGCGGGTTTCCGGCCACTGGCGGATGAGCGCGGGAAGAATGATCTGTTCGGCAACCCCATGCAGGTCACACAGCGCGGGGTAGCCGACTCGCTGTGCGTCGCGGCGCAGCTGGTCATGGGGGAACGCGACGAAGCGACGCCGTTTGCCGTGCTGCGTCACAGCGGCGTGGTGATCGAAGATATTGCATTGAGTCCGGCGGATGTATCGATCCCCTGGGAGATGTGTATCTATGTGGAGTCGCTGACGACCGGCGCATTGACGATTCACCACCCCGCCGCTGAACCTACGATCAGAGCGTCTTCGTAA